One stretch of Terriglobia bacterium DNA includes these proteins:
- a CDS encoding permease prefix domain 1-containing protein has product MSLEEGVAEWRSYLRRRPAIHAVDADELEDHLRSQASALVEAGLTEDEAFLIAVKRIGELDAISREFAMEHSERLWKRLVVAPDDGVGAGADGKEALVAVALAVAAAAAIKVPELFGVRMQMDQELGEFYVRNLSLFVLPLLAAFFAWKRSLASVGRLWLAAPFVAGGAAINLMPFASRAHTEVLATLHLLIALWLAAGYAYVGGRWRDHDQRINYVRFSGEWFIYYALIALGGGVLMGLTGFVFSAIGLKPEPLLVTWILPCGAVGAVVIAAWLVEAKQSVIENMAPVLTLIFTPLFTLLLLAFLGTMAWTGSSIAVGREVLIGFDLLLVVVAGLVLYAISARDPQKPPGLFDALQLLLVICALLVDAIALWAIVGRISEFGFSPNKVAALGENLILLVNLGWSAVLYARFLAGRVAFTPLERWQTAYLPTYAVWAWVVVVVFPPLFGFR; this is encoded by the coding sequence ATCTCGCTGGAGGAAGGTGTCGCCGAGTGGCGCTCGTACCTCCGGCGGCGGCCGGCGATCCACGCCGTGGACGCGGACGAGCTGGAGGATCACCTTCGCAGCCAGGCGAGCGCGCTCGTGGAGGCGGGGCTCACGGAGGACGAGGCGTTCCTCATCGCCGTGAAGCGCATCGGAGAGCTTGATGCAATCTCCCGCGAGTTTGCCATGGAGCACTCGGAGCGCCTCTGGAAGCGGCTCGTCGTCGCGCCCGACGACGGCGTAGGGGCCGGGGCCGACGGCAAGGAAGCCCTGGTGGCGGTCGCCCTGGCGGTCGCCGCCGCCGCGGCCATCAAGGTCCCGGAGCTGTTCGGTGTGAGGATGCAGATGGACCAGGAGTTGGGGGAGTTCTACGTCCGCAACCTCAGCCTCTTCGTGCTCCCGCTCCTGGCGGCCTTCTTCGCCTGGAAGCGGTCCCTCGCATCGGTGGGCCGACTGTGGCTGGCGGCGCCGTTCGTGGCGGGGGGCGCGGCGATCAACCTCATGCCGTTCGCATCACGTGCACACACCGAGGTCCTCGCGACGCTGCACCTGCTCATCGCGCTGTGGCTTGCGGCGGGCTACGCGTATGTCGGCGGCCGCTGGCGCGATCACGATCAGCGCATAAACTACGTGCGTTTCTCCGGCGAGTGGTTCATCTACTACGCCCTCATCGCACTCGGGGGCGGCGTGCTGATGGGGCTCACCGGATTCGTCTTCAGCGCCATCGGCCTGAAGCCGGAGCCGCTCCTGGTGACCTGGATTCTGCCCTGCGGCGCCGTCGGCGCCGTGGTCATCGCGGCGTGGCTCGTGGAGGCCAAGCAGAGCGTCATCGAGAACATGGCGCCGGTACTGACGCTGATCTTCACGCCGCTGTTCACCCTCCTGCTGCTGGCGTTCCTGGGGACCATGGCGTGGACCGGGAGCAGCATCGCCGTCGGGCGCGAGGTGCTCATCGGCTTTGACCTGCTGCTGGTGGTAGTGGCGGGCCTGGTCCTTTACGCGATTTCGGCCCGGGACCCGCAGAAGCCGCCGGGCCTCTTCGATGCCTTGCAACTCCTCCTCGTCATCTGCGCCCTGCTCGTCGACGCCATCGCGCTGTGGGCCATCGTCGGCCGCATCTCCGAGTTCGGTTTCAGCCCCAACAAGGTCGCCGCGCTGGGCGAGAACCTCATCCTGCTCGTGAACCTCGGCTGGTCCGCCGTGCTCTACGCGCGATTCCTCGCCGGGCGGGTGGCGTTCACGCCGCTGGAGCGGTGGCAGACGGCGTACCTGCCCACCTACGCGGTGTGGGCGTGGGTGGTGGTAGTGGTGTTCCCGCCGCTGTTCGGGTTCAGATAG
- a CDS encoding helix-turn-helix transcriptional regulator, which yields MNVGKDLVAASATPLILAILSEGESYGYAIIKRVAELSGGELQWTDGMLYPVLHRLERNGFVKAVWGQSESGRQRKYYRLTDSGEDELASQRRQWQVVDTALRRTMFKSN from the coding sequence ATGAACGTCGGCAAGGACCTCGTCGCCGCCTCGGCCACCCCGCTGATCCTGGCCATCCTCAGCGAGGGCGAGAGCTACGGCTACGCGATCATCAAGCGCGTGGCCGAGCTGTCGGGCGGCGAACTCCAGTGGACGGACGGCATGCTGTACCCCGTGCTCCACCGCCTCGAGCGCAACGGCTTTGTGAAGGCCGTCTGGGGGCAGTCCGAGTCCGGGCGGCAGCGCAAGTACTACCGGCTGACGGACAGCGGCGAGGACGAACTGGCGAGCCAGCGGCGACAGTGGCAGGTAGTGGACACCGCGCTGCGGCGGACGATGTTCAAATCAAATTAA